A window of Pantoea agglomerans contains these coding sequences:
- the ccmE gene encoding cytochrome c maturation protein CcmE: MNSRRRQRLYVVVAILVGLGLATSLVMYALRSNIDLFYTPGEILYGKGEDHQKPEAGQRLRVGGMVMPGSVKRDPNTLAVSFKLYDANGVVSVSFEGILPDLFREGQGVVAQGVLEEGNLINAKEVLAKHDEKYTPPEIEDAMKKNHKSPQALAEQASTAP; this comes from the coding sequence GTGAATAGCCGTCGTCGTCAGCGCCTGTATGTTGTGGTGGCGATCCTGGTGGGGCTGGGCCTCGCCACGTCACTGGTTATGTATGCGCTGCGTTCCAATATCGACCTGTTCTATACCCCAGGCGAAATCCTTTACGGCAAAGGTGAAGATCATCAGAAGCCGGAAGCGGGTCAGCGCCTGCGGGTCGGAGGCATGGTGATGCCGGGCAGCGTGAAGCGCGATCCAAATACGCTTGCCGTCTCTTTTAAGCTCTACGACGCCAACGGCGTGGTCAGCGTCAGCTTCGAAGGGATATTGCCGGACCTGTTCCGCGAAGGGCAGGGCGTGGTGGCGCAGGGCGTGCTGGAAGAGGGCAACCTGATCAACGCCAAAGAGGTGCTGGCGAAGCATGACGAGAAATACACGCCGCCGGAAATTGAGGATGCGATGAAGAAGAATCACAAGAGCCCGCAGGCGCTGGCGGAACAGGCGAGCACAGCGCCATGA
- a CDS encoding DsbE family thiol:disulfide interchange protein has translation MNKKILFIPLILFLLLAAALLWQLSRNASGDDPTRLESALIGKPVPLFKLEALDRPGQLYDQKILNDGKPILLNVWATWCPTCRAEHQYLNQLAEQGIRVVGLNYKDDRAKAVAWLNTLGNPYALSLYDGDGMLGLDLGVYGAPETFLIDGNGIIRYRHAGDLNARVWQQEVLPLWRKYSKEGA, from the coding sequence ATGAACAAGAAAATTCTCTTTATTCCGCTGATCCTGTTTTTGCTGCTGGCGGCGGCGCTGCTGTGGCAGCTGTCGCGCAACGCCAGCGGCGACGATCCCACCCGGCTCGAATCGGCGCTGATCGGCAAGCCGGTGCCGCTGTTTAAGCTGGAGGCGCTCGATCGGCCCGGCCAGCTCTACGACCAGAAGATCCTTAACGACGGCAAACCGATCCTGCTGAACGTCTGGGCGACCTGGTGCCCGACCTGTCGCGCCGAGCATCAGTATCTCAACCAGCTGGCGGAGCAGGGCATTCGCGTAGTCGGACTTAACTATAAAGACGACCGCGCCAAAGCGGTCGCCTGGCTCAATACGCTGGGCAACCCTTACGCGCTTAGCCTCTATGACGGCGACGGCATGCTGGGGCTCGATCTCGGCGTCTACGGCGCGCCGGAAACCTTCCTGATCGACGGCAACGGCATTATTCGCTACCGCCACGCGGGGGATCTCAACGCGCGCGTCTG
- a CDS encoding heme lyase CcmF/NrfE family subunit, translating to MMPEVGSFLLCLALGLALLLSVYPLWGAVRQDARLMGLARPLASGLFLCVAGAFLVLVHAFVVNDFTVGYVAANSNTLLPVYYRIAATWGAHEGSLLLWVLLLSSWTLLVAIFSRGMPQDALARVLAVMGMINLGFLLFIILTSNPFTRTLPDFPIDGRDLNPMLQDIGLIFHPPLLYMGYVGFSVAFAFAIASLMAGRLDTAWARWSRPWTTAAWVFLTIGIVLGSAWAYYELGWGGWWFWDPVENASFMPWLAGTALMHSLAVTEKRGTFKAWTVLLAITAFSLSLLGTFLVRSGVLVSVHSFASDPARGMFILAFLVIVIGSSLLLYAIKGGQVRSRVQNETWSRESFLLGNNVLLIAAMLVVLLGTLLPLVHKQLGLGSISVGEPFFNTMFSWLMAPFALMLGIGPLVRWRRDEPQKLWKRLALALVVTLASAILLPWLMQDRIEAMTVVGLLMAVWILVLTLMELHERATHRHAFLRGLRHLSRSHWGMVLGHIGVGVTVIGIAFSTQYSVERDVRMKAGDSIDIHRYHFVFRDVHNLQGPNYSGGVGIIDVSRDGKPEAVLHAEKRFYTAARTMMTEAAIDGGFTRDLYAALGEELDNGSWAVRIYYKPFVRWIWFGGVFMALGGLLCLLDPRYRSRKKAAREERA from the coding sequence ATGATGCCGGAAGTCGGAAGTTTTCTGCTCTGCCTGGCGCTGGGCCTCGCGCTGCTGCTGAGCGTCTATCCCCTGTGGGGCGCGGTGCGCCAGGATGCCCGCCTGATGGGGCTGGCGCGTCCGCTCGCCAGCGGGCTGTTTCTCTGTGTCGCTGGCGCCTTCCTCGTGCTGGTGCACGCCTTTGTGGTCAACGACTTTACCGTCGGCTACGTTGCCGCTAACTCCAATACGCTGCTGCCGGTCTATTACCGCATCGCCGCAACCTGGGGGGCGCACGAAGGCTCGCTGCTGCTCTGGGTGCTGCTGCTCAGCAGCTGGACGCTGCTGGTGGCGATTTTCAGCCGCGGCATGCCGCAGGACGCGCTGGCGCGCGTGCTGGCGGTGATGGGAATGATTAACCTCGGTTTCCTGCTGTTTATTATTCTTACCTCGAACCCCTTTACCCGCACGCTGCCCGATTTTCCCATCGACGGGCGCGATCTCAACCCGATGCTGCAGGATATCGGCCTGATCTTCCATCCGCCGCTGCTCTATATGGGCTACGTTGGCTTCTCGGTAGCGTTCGCCTTCGCCATCGCCTCCCTGATGGCGGGACGGCTGGATACCGCCTGGGCGCGCTGGTCGCGTCCCTGGACCACGGCAGCCTGGGTGTTCCTGACCATCGGCATCGTGCTGGGCTCCGCGTGGGCCTATTACGAACTCGGCTGGGGCGGCTGGTGGTTCTGGGATCCGGTGGAAAACGCCTCCTTTATGCCATGGCTGGCGGGAACCGCGCTGATGCACTCGCTGGCGGTAACGGAGAAGCGCGGCACCTTTAAAGCCTGGACGGTGCTGCTGGCGATCACCGCCTTCTCTCTCAGCCTGCTCGGCACCTTTCTGGTGCGATCCGGCGTGCTGGTGTCAGTACACTCGTTCGCCTCCGATCCGGCGCGCGGCATGTTTATCCTCGCCTTCCTGGTGATCGTCATCGGCAGCTCACTGCTGCTCTACGCCATTAAAGGCGGACAGGTGCGCAGCCGCGTGCAGAACGAAACCTGGTCGCGCGAATCTTTCCTGCTCGGCAATAACGTACTGCTGATCGCCGCCATGCTGGTGGTACTGCTGGGCACGCTGCTGCCGCTGGTGCACAAGCAGCTCGGCCTCGGCAGTATCTCCGTGGGCGAGCCGTTCTTTAACACCATGTTCAGCTGGCTGATGGCGCCGTTCGCGCTGATGCTCGGCATCGGGCCGCTGGTGCGCTGGCGTCGCGACGAGCCGCAGAAGCTGTGGAAGCGTCTGGCGCTGGCGCTGGTGGTCACGCTCGCCAGCGCGATCCTGCTGCCCTGGCTGATGCAGGATCGCATCGAGGCGATGACGGTGGTGGGGCTGCTGATGGCGGTGTGGATCCTGGTGCTGACGCTGATGGAGCTGCACGAGCGCGCCACGCATCGGCACGCCTTCTTGCGCGGCCTGCGCCATCTGTCGCGCAGCCACTGGGGCATGGTGCTGGGCCATATCGGCGTCGGCGTCACGGTGATCGGCATCGCCTTCAGCACCCAATACAGCGTCGAGCGCGACGTGCGCATGAAGGCGGGCGACAGCATCGATATTCACCGCTATCACTTTGTGTTCCGCGACGTGCATAACCTGCAGGGGCCGAACTACAGCGGCGGCGTCGGCATTATCGACGTCAGCCGCGACGGCAAGCCGGAGGCGGTGCTGCACGCGGAAAAACGCTTCTATACCGCGGCGCGCACCATGATGACCGAGGCGGCGATCGACGGCGGCTTTACGCGCGATCTCTACGCCGCGCTGGGCGAGGAGCTGGATAATGGCTCCTGGGCGGTGCGCATCTATTACAAACCCTTTGTGCGCTGGATCTGGTTCGGCGGCGTGTTTATGGCGCTTGGCGGCCTGCTCTGCCTGCTCGATCCGCGCTACCGCTCGCGGAAAAAAGCCGCGCGTGAGGAACGGGCATGA